One window of the Alphaproteobacteria bacterium genome contains the following:
- the accD gene encoding acetyl-CoA carboxylase, carboxyltransferase subunit beta — translation MNWLTNFVRPKMRAFSRKRDVPENLWSKCPSCGQMLFHRDLLENQHVCPSCNHHLRIGPTQRFEALFDDARYTRIELPDVLVDPLKFRDQKRYTDRLKESRAKTGEDEAVVVAHGTVGGQKAVIAVQNFAFMGGSMGLAAGEALISAARLAVLQEAALIVFAAAGGARMQEGILSLMQMPRTTIAVELVRESRLPYIVVLTDPTTGGVTASYAMLGDVSIAEPGALVGFAGPRVIEETIREQLPDGFQRAEFLLEHGMIDMVVHRHELQKKLSQILDLLMNPNRPGDAGQPDKEADADTDAS, via the coding sequence ATGAACTGGCTCACCAACTTCGTCCGCCCCAAGATGCGCGCTTTTTCCCGCAAGCGCGACGTGCCGGAGAACCTTTGGTCCAAATGTCCGAGTTGCGGCCAAATGCTGTTCCACCGCGATCTGTTGGAGAACCAGCACGTTTGTCCGTCGTGCAATCATCACCTACGAATCGGCCCGACCCAGCGCTTTGAGGCTCTGTTCGACGATGCCCGTTACACGCGGATCGAATTGCCCGATGTCCTGGTCGATCCCCTCAAGTTCCGCGATCAAAAGCGCTACACCGACCGGCTGAAGGAAAGCCGCGCCAAAACCGGCGAGGACGAAGCGGTCGTCGTCGCCCATGGCACCGTTGGCGGGCAAAAGGCCGTGATCGCGGTGCAAAATTTTGCCTTCATGGGCGGATCGATGGGGCTGGCGGCGGGCGAGGCGTTGATCTCGGCCGCCCGTTTGGCGGTGTTGCAGGAGGCGGCGCTCATCGTCTTTGCCGCCGCGGGCGGCGCCCGAATGCAAGAGGGCATCCTGTCGCTCATGCAAATGCCGCGCACGACGATTGCCGTCGAGTTGGTTCGCGAATCGCGTCTCCCCTACATCGTCGTCCTGACCGACCCCACGACCGGCGGGGTGACGGCGTCGTATGCCATGCTGGGCGATGTGTCGATCGCCGAGCCCGGCGCGTTGGTCGGTTTTGCCGGACCGCGTGTGATCGAAGAGACCATTCGCGAACAACTCCCCGATGGCTTCCAGCGCGCGGAATTCTTGCTTGAGCATGGGATGATCGACATGGTCGTCCATCGCCACGAATTGCAAAAGAAACTCTCTCAGATTCTCGACTTGCTGATGAACCCGAACCGGCCCGGCGACGCAGGCCAACCGGACAAGGAAGCCGACGCAGACACAGACGCGTCCTAG
- the trpA gene encoding tryptophan synthase subunit alpha, giving the protein MSARLDRRFAQLRAANRAAFVPFITAGDPDPDTCAALLRQLPAAGADIIELGMPFSDPMADGPAVQAASLRALRAGTTLKDVLALVASHRRDDADTPIILMGYYNPIYSYGVAKFLADATAAGVDGLIVVDLPPEHDDELCLPAVESGISFVRLTSPTTDDVRLPRVLENASGFVYYVSITGITGTKSADSAQVAEAVARLRRHTGLPIAVGFGIRTAEQAAAIARTADAAVVGSAIVTTIEESLDAGGRATPATVDRTLALVREIAAGVHGARGS; this is encoded by the coding sequence ATGAGCGCGCGCCTCGACCGCCGTTTCGCGCAGCTTCGCGCCGCCAACCGCGCCGCGTTTGTGCCGTTCATCACGGCCGGCGATCCGGACCCGGATACCTGTGCGGCGTTGCTGCGCCAGCTCCCCGCCGCCGGCGCCGACATCATCGAGTTGGGCATGCCGTTTTCCGACCCGATGGCGGACGGCCCAGCCGTGCAAGCCGCGAGCCTGCGGGCCCTGCGCGCGGGAACAACCTTGAAAGACGTCTTGGCACTTGTTGCCAGCCACCGCCGCGATGACGCCGACACCCCGATCATCCTGATGGGGTACTACAACCCGATCTACAGCTACGGCGTCGCCAAATTTCTCGCCGACGCGACGGCCGCGGGCGTCGACGGACTCATCGTCGTCGACTTACCGCCCGAGCACGACGACGAGCTTTGTTTACCCGCCGTCGAAAGCGGCATCAGCTTCGTGCGGCTCACCTCACCGACGACCGACGATGTGCGCTTGCCCCGCGTTCTGGAGAATGCGTCAGGCTTCGTCTACTACGTGTCCATCACCGGAATCACTGGAACGAAAAGCGCCGATAGCGCGCAGGTGGCCGAGGCCGTCGCCCGCCTCCGGCGTCACACCGGATTGCCGATCGCGGTCGGTTTCGGCATCCGAACCGCCGAACAAGCTGCAGCAATCGCCCGTACCGCCGATGCTGCCGTAGTCGGTTCGGCCATCGTCACGACGATTGAAGAAAGCCTCGACGCCGGTGGACGCGCGACCCCCGCAACGGTCGATCGCACGCTCGCTCTGGTCCGCGAAATCGCCGCGGGCGTCCACGGCGCGCGCGGCTCGTGA
- a CDS encoding folylpolyglutamate synthase/dihydrofolate synthase family protein has product MKIDEFLLRFTQLHPKSIDLSLERIGRLLHRLGDPQRTLPPVVHVAGTNGKGSVVADLRAILECAGRRVHCYTSPHLLRFNERIRLTTGLIEDRELEALFDECDSANGADPITFFEITTVAAFLAFSRHPADYVLLEVGLGGRLDTTNVCETTALSVITPISYDHQRFLGDTLDAIAREKAGIMRQGIPAIVGPQPLEAQTAIAAVAQSVGAPLYVHGRDWSYADGPPLRVRLGDVDYAMGSLALAGAHQHVNAGLAAAAALLLGDPAIDRAALAGGLAAAVWPARLQHLDAGALRNLLPDDADLYLDGGHNEGAATVLADWIAANAPDGRATYAVIGMMKTKDAARFFTNLRGTPAQILCVPIPGEENAFAPAEIANLASAAGLSARPCESVAAALSVVARTDSRPRVLICGSLYLAGTVLRENGNTIV; this is encoded by the coding sequence TTGAAAATCGACGAGTTCCTGCTGCGGTTCACGCAGCTACACCCCAAATCCATCGACCTCTCCTTGGAGCGTATCGGCCGCCTGCTCCACCGCCTCGGCGATCCCCAGCGCACCTTGCCGCCGGTCGTGCATGTTGCCGGCACCAACGGGAAAGGGTCTGTCGTTGCCGATCTGCGCGCCATTCTGGAATGCGCGGGCCGCCGGGTTCATTGCTACACTTCACCGCATCTCTTGCGTTTCAACGAACGGATCAGACTGACAACCGGCCTGATCGAGGATCGCGAACTTGAAGCCCTATTCGACGAATGCGACAGCGCGAACGGTGCCGATCCGATTACCTTCTTCGAAATCACGACCGTCGCCGCGTTTCTCGCCTTTTCGCGCCACCCCGCGGACTACGTCCTGCTCGAAGTCGGCCTGGGCGGACGGCTCGACACGACTAATGTTTGCGAGACGACCGCGCTATCGGTGATCACACCGATCTCCTACGACCACCAACGCTTCCTCGGCGACACCCTCGACGCGATTGCCCGCGAGAAGGCCGGGATCATGCGCCAAGGCATCCCGGCGATCGTCGGGCCGCAACCGCTGGAGGCCCAGACCGCAATCGCCGCGGTCGCGCAAAGTGTCGGCGCGCCGCTCTATGTGCACGGACGCGACTGGTCCTACGCCGACGGCCCGCCGCTGCGGGTGCGACTGGGCGACGTCGACTACGCCATGGGATCGCTCGCCCTCGCCGGTGCGCACCAACACGTCAATGCCGGCCTTGCGGCGGCGGCGGCTCTCCTGCTGGGCGATCCGGCGATCGACCGGGCAGCCCTGGCGGGCGGCCTTGCCGCGGCCGTGTGGCCGGCCCGGCTTCAGCATCTCGACGCGGGGGCGTTGCGCAATCTGCTGCCCGACGATGCCGACCTCTATCTGGACGGCGGCCACAACGAAGGGGCCGCGACGGTGCTGGCTGATTGGATCGCCGCAAACGCACCCGACGGCCGCGCGACCTATGCCGTGATCGGCATGATGAAAACAAAGGATGCCGCACGTTTCTTCACGAACTTGCGCGGCACCCCGGCGCAGATTCTGTGCGTCCCGATCCCCGGTGAGGAAAACGCCTTCGCGCCGGCGGAGATCGCAAACTTGGCCAGTGCTGCGGGCCTATCCGCTCGACCCTGCGAGAGCGTTGCCGCGGCACTGTCCGTTGTCGCCCGCACCGACTCCCGACCGCGCGTTCTTATTTGCGGTTCGCTCTATCTCGCGGGCACCGTCTTGCGCGAGAACGGCAACACTATCGTCTAA
- a CDS encoding phosphoribosylanthranilate isomerase yields MSVAAKVCGLSTPDAVDAAVAGGAAFVGFVFFPSSPRHVTPGKAAELAQAVPRSTQKVAVVVDPTDDELDTVLRSLDADLVQLHGQESPERVAAIRDRFGCGIVKAISVADAQDVVAAKRYESIADMVLFDAKPRAIDPVPGGNARSFDWSLLAGIEMELPWFLSGGLTADNLADAVGTTGARLVDVSSGVESTRGTKDPAMIAAFLMTAHRL; encoded by the coding sequence GTGTCGGTCGCCGCAAAGGTCTGCGGGCTTTCCACCCCGGATGCTGTTGACGCGGCGGTCGCCGGCGGCGCGGCTTTTGTCGGCTTCGTCTTTTTTCCGTCGAGCCCCCGCCACGTGACCCCGGGAAAAGCCGCCGAACTGGCGCAAGCGGTGCCGCGATCGACGCAGAAGGTTGCGGTCGTCGTCGATCCGACCGACGACGAGCTCGATACGGTCCTCAGGTCGCTGGACGCCGACCTGGTGCAACTCCATGGACAGGAATCGCCAGAACGGGTCGCCGCCATTCGCGACCGGTTCGGCTGTGGGATCGTCAAGGCGATCTCGGTCGCGGACGCCCAAGATGTCGTCGCGGCAAAGCGCTACGAAAGCATCGCCGACATGGTGCTGTTCGATGCCAAGCCACGCGCCATCGACCCGGTGCCGGGCGGCAACGCCCGATCCTTCGACTGGTCGCTCCTGGCCGGTATCGAGATGGAACTACCATGGTTTTTGTCCGGCGGCCTCACCGCCGATAACCTTGCCGATGCGGTCGGGACGACGGGTGCCCGTCTGGTCGACGTCTCCTCCGGTGTCGAATCGACGCGCGGCACCAAAGATCCCGCTATGATCGCCGCTTTCTTGATGACCGCGCACAGGCTCTAA
- the addA gene encoding double-strand break repair helicase AddA, with amino-acid sequence MSAPAVSGARVKSDAQYVGGDPSQNVWVAASAGSGKTSVLVDRLLRLLLDGVEPHRLLCLTFTKAAAAEMSDRLFRELSRWVVQSDTELTATLRQTTGGAVDAAMLVFARRLFARVLETPGGLRIQTIHGFCESLLARFPLEAGQPPNFEVYDDRRALDLLASARDGVLLDASEDESLSRALSTVNGRVGESRFLEVVNRMVGERGRIDRLIAGRGGIAKLIDATFAALHVAPDESDETVVAAACTGGFNEPGLRAVAKLLLRGSKTDVRRGETLASWLSQDAGARAAAFSEYVAAFLKKKDGTIFERLLTKASRERMPDAEDILIREAERIVAVSERRRAVNVAFGTAALLELGDAILTRYQEAKRARNALDYDDLILRARALLTQSAITPWILFKLDGGIDHILVDEAQDTSPEQWEVVFALAEEFFAGAGARDALRTVFVVGDEKQSIYSFQGADPKAFEEMRHLFRDRAAGAQAGWQEVPLLTSYRSVPKVLEFVDRVFRDPAARAGVTFEDTWQPHTAFRQGFGGLVEVWPTITATEPEKVAWDAPVGQVLASSAEARLATRIARTIKAWIDRDEILVARNRPVRPEDIMILVRRRGLFFEEMVLALKKEGVPVAGADRMILTKQLVVEDLIALGRFVLLPEDDLTLAAVLKGPFCGFDDAQLFDLAAARGEARLWTTLQERHAENPNFLSAYEFLVGVMNLADFVTPYDFYAAVLGGGGRAKLLGRLGREAEDPMDEFMSRALAFERDHAPSLEGFLRWIEVDEAEVKRDLEQARNQVRVMTVHGAKGLQAPVVILPDTCTLPLEESPFFWTDDTDEALLLWPARKEADDALSRDARERTREARDREYRRLLYVAMTRAEDRLYVCGWETRNRRAKGCWYDLMAEAADELGADVEVDFGEDAGPQTVRRCVGIQVAPVAATPTQQDLPFARQPLPAWVDQAPSREPFPPRPLSPSRPSGDEQTVRSPIDDDPVRFRRGNVVHRLLQFLPEVAATERAAVAARFVAQSGTPFEPQVQEAIVAETLAVLAHPDFAEVFAPGSIAEAPVAGMIGENVVSGQVDRLAITDDEVLIVDFKTNRAPPTALEEVPAGYIRQMALYRAVLSRIYPNHAIRSALLWTDSARLMTIPEAYLTAVVP; translated from the coding sequence ATGAGTGCCCCGGCGGTGAGCGGCGCCCGCGTCAAGAGCGACGCGCAATATGTCGGCGGCGATCCGAGCCAGAACGTTTGGGTGGCGGCATCGGCGGGGTCGGGCAAAACAAGTGTGTTGGTCGACCGGTTGCTGCGCCTCCTCCTCGACGGGGTCGAGCCCCACCGGTTGTTGTGCCTGACGTTCACCAAAGCGGCGGCGGCCGAAATGTCGGACCGCCTGTTTCGGGAACTAAGTCGCTGGGTCGTTCAGAGCGACACTGAGTTGACCGCCACGTTGCGCCAAACCACCGGCGGCGCGGTCGATGCCGCGATGCTGGTCTTCGCCCGGCGGTTGTTTGCGCGCGTCCTGGAGACGCCCGGCGGTTTGCGTATCCAGACGATCCATGGGTTTTGCGAATCGCTGCTTGCGCGCTTTCCGTTGGAAGCGGGCCAGCCGCCGAACTTCGAGGTGTACGACGATCGCCGCGCGCTCGACCTGTTGGCCAGCGCCCGCGATGGTGTTCTGCTCGATGCGAGCGAAGACGAAAGCCTGAGCCGAGCGTTGTCGACCGTCAACGGCCGGGTCGGCGAATCGCGTTTTCTGGAGGTCGTCAACCGGATGGTGGGCGAACGCGGCCGCATCGACCGATTGATCGCTGGCCGGGGCGGGATTGCAAAACTGATCGATGCGACCTTCGCGGCCCTGCATGTCGCACCGGACGAAAGCGATGAGACGGTCGTCGCCGCGGCGTGTACCGGCGGTTTCAACGAACCCGGTTTGCGGGCGGTAGCGAAGCTCCTGCTCCGCGGTTCCAAGACCGATGTGCGGCGCGGCGAGACTCTGGCGTCATGGTTGAGCCAAGATGCAGGCGCGCGGGCAGCTGCCTTCAGCGAGTACGTCGCCGCCTTCCTGAAGAAGAAGGACGGCACCATTTTTGAACGACTTCTGACCAAAGCGTCGCGCGAACGGATGCCGGACGCAGAGGACATTCTCATCCGCGAGGCCGAGCGCATCGTCGCGGTTTCCGAGCGGCGCCGCGCCGTCAATGTGGCGTTCGGCACGGCGGCGCTCCTGGAACTGGGCGATGCCATTCTCACCCGCTACCAAGAGGCCAAGCGCGCCCGCAACGCGCTCGATTACGACGACTTGATCCTGCGGGCGCGGGCGCTTCTGACCCAAAGCGCCATCACGCCGTGGATCCTGTTCAAACTGGACGGCGGGATCGACCACATCTTGGTTGACGAAGCCCAGGATACGAGCCCCGAGCAATGGGAGGTCGTTTTCGCGCTGGCCGAAGAGTTCTTTGCCGGCGCGGGCGCCCGCGACGCGCTGCGGACGGTGTTCGTTGTCGGCGACGAGAAGCAGTCGATCTACAGCTTCCAGGGCGCGGACCCCAAGGCGTTCGAGGAAATGCGGCACCTGTTTCGCGATCGCGCCGCCGGTGCCCAGGCGGGGTGGCAGGAAGTGCCGCTGCTGACGTCCTACCGCTCGGTACCGAAAGTGCTTGAGTTCGTCGATCGGGTTTTCCGCGACCCGGCGGCCCGCGCGGGCGTGACGTTCGAGGATACGTGGCAACCGCATACGGCCTTTCGCCAGGGGTTTGGGGGTTTGGTCGAAGTGTGGCCGACGATCACGGCGACCGAGCCGGAAAAGGTCGCATGGGATGCACCGGTCGGGCAGGTCCTGGCGAGCAGCGCGGAGGCGCGGCTGGCCACACGGATTGCGCGGACGATCAAGGCGTGGATCGACCGCGACGAAATCCTGGTCGCGCGCAACCGGCCGGTGCGGCCGGAGGACATCATGATTTTGGTCCGGCGCCGCGGCCTGTTTTTCGAAGAAATGGTGCTAGCGCTCAAGAAAGAGGGCGTGCCGGTGGCGGGTGCCGACAGAATGATCCTGACAAAACAACTCGTTGTTGAGGATTTGATCGCGCTGGGTCGGTTTGTCCTGTTGCCGGAGGACGACCTGACCTTGGCCGCCGTCCTGAAGGGGCCGTTTTGCGGGTTCGACGACGCACAGCTATTCGATTTGGCGGCTGCGCGCGGGGAAGCGCGCCTATGGACGACATTGCAAGAACGGCACGCCGAAAACCCAAATTTTCTGTCTGCCTACGAATTCCTCGTCGGGGTCATGAACCTCGCCGATTTTGTTACGCCCTACGATTTCTACGCGGCGGTTCTGGGCGGCGGTGGCCGCGCGAAACTTTTGGGCCGTCTGGGCCGCGAAGCCGAAGACCCGATGGACGAGTTCATGTCCCGCGCGCTGGCGTTCGAGCGCGATCACGCGCCCTCGCTGGAGGGATTCTTGCGTTGGATCGAGGTCGACGAGGCGGAGGTCAAACGCGATCTCGAGCAGGCGCGTAACCAGGTCCGGGTCATGACCGTGCACGGCGCGAAGGGATTGCAGGCACCGGTCGTCATCTTGCCCGACACCTGTACTTTGCCGCTGGAGGAAAGCCCCTTCTTTTGGACCGACGATACCGACGAGGCGCTTTTACTGTGGCCCGCGCGCAAAGAGGCCGACGACGCATTGTCGCGCGACGCGCGCGAGCGCACGCGCGAGGCCCGCGACCGCGAATACCGGCGCCTTCTTTACGTCGCCATGACCCGGGCCGAAGACCGCCTTTATGTGTGCGGTTGGGAAACGCGCAACCGGCGGGCCAAGGGATGCTGGTATGACTTGATGGCCGAGGCCGCAGACGAATTGGGTGCCGACGTCGAGGTCGATTTCGGTGAAGATGCCGGGCCCCAAACGGTCCGGCGGTGCGTGGGTATTCAGGTCGCGCCGGTTGCGGCGACGCCCACGCAACAGGACCTGCCGTTCGCACGACAACCGCTGCCGGCGTGGGTCGACCAAGCGCCGTCGCGCGAACCGTTTCCACCGCGGCCCCTGTCGCCGTCGCGCCCCAGCGGCGACGAGCAAACCGTCCGATCGCCGATCGACGACGATCCGGTCCGGTTTCGGAGGGGCAATGTCGTGCACCGGCTCTTGCAGTTTCTGCCCGAGGTCGCGGCGACCGAACGCGCGGCGGTTGCCGCACGCTTTGTCGCGCAATCGGGCACGCCGTTCGAGCCGCAGGTCCAAGAGGCGATCGTTGCCGAGACGTTGGCTGTTCTCGCGCACCCGGACTTCGCCGAGGTCTTCGCGCCGGGGTCCATCGCCGAAGCGCCAGTCGCCGGGATGATCGGTGAGAACGTCGTCTCGGGGCAAGTAGACCGCCTCGCGATCACCGATGACGAGGTCTTGATTGTCGATTTTAAAACCAATCGCGCACCGCCAACCGCGCTCGAGGAGGTCCCGGCGGGCTATATCCGGCAGATGGCGCTTTACCGTGCGGTGCTCTCCCGCATTTACCCGAACCATGCCATTCGCAGCGCGCTCCTGTGGACCGATTCGGCGCGCCTGATGACGATCCCCGAAGCCTACCTCACGGCGGTCGTGCCTTGA
- the trxA gene encoding thioredoxin TrxA, with amino-acid sequence MPTTKVTDSSFETDVLGASGPVVVDYWAEWCGPCKQIGPALEEISNEMAGKVTVAKLNIDENPQVPGKYGIRGIPTLMLFKDGKVASTKVGALPKNKLMEWIQSEI; translated from the coding sequence ATGCCGACGACCAAGGTTACCGATTCATCGTTTGAAACCGACGTACTCGGCGCGAGCGGGCCGGTGGTCGTCGACTACTGGGCCGAATGGTGCGGTCCATGCAAACAAATCGGTCCGGCGCTGGAGGAAATCTCCAATGAAATGGCGGGCAAAGTGACGGTCGCCAAACTCAACATCGACGAAAACCCGCAGGTGCCGGGGAAATACGGTATTCGCGGCATTCCGACCTTGATGTTGTTCAAGGACGGCAAGGTGGCATCGACCAAAGTCGGTGCGTTGCCCAAGAACAAACTCATGGAATGGATTCAGTCCGAAATCTAA
- the pyrF gene encoding orotidine-5'-phosphate decarboxylase, with product MRHANPVYCALDTTDVDRARALARTLKGSVGGLKIGKEFFTAHGPDGVRRVLPGGVPLFLDLKFHDIPNTVAGAVRAACALNPVMLNVHAAGGTAMMEAARDAAQESATPPWVLAVTVLTSLDAQDLASIGVTGSPEDQVVRLATLAQRAGLTGVVCAAAEISALRTACGPDFKLVVPGIRPAGSATGDQKRTMTPAEALERGADVLVIGRPITAAADPAAAAQAIARDLGVSVA from the coding sequence ATGCGACACGCAAATCCCGTTTACTGCGCCCTCGACACCACCGATGTCGACCGCGCCCGCGCGCTCGCGCGCACCCTCAAGGGAAGCGTTGGCGGCCTCAAGATCGGCAAGGAGTTCTTTACCGCCCACGGTCCGGACGGCGTCCGCCGGGTCCTCCCGGGCGGTGTACCGCTCTTCCTCGACCTCAAGTTCCACGACATTCCCAACACCGTGGCCGGTGCCGTCCGTGCCGCGTGTGCCCTGAACCCGGTCATGTTGAATGTCCACGCCGCCGGCGGCACCGCCATGATGGAGGCGGCGCGCGATGCCGCCCAGGAATCGGCGACGCCGCCGTGGGTTCTCGCCGTGACCGTGCTCACGAGCCTTGATGCCCAGGACCTTGCAAGCATCGGCGTAACGGGCTCGCCCGAAGATCAGGTGGTTCGCCTCGCAACCCTCGCGCAACGCGCCGGGTTGACCGGCGTGGTTTGCGCCGCCGCCGAGATCTCGGCCCTGCGCACCGCCTGCGGCCCCGACTTTAAGCTCGTGGTCCCCGGCATTCGCCCGGCAGGCAGCGCCACCGGCGATCAGAAGAGAACCATGACACCCGCCGAAGCGCTGGAGCGCGGCGCGGACGTTCTCGTTATCGGCCGCCCCATCACCGCGGCCGCCGATCCGGCCGCCGCTGCCCAAGCGATCGCGCGCGACCTCGGCGTATCGGTCGCCTAG
- the trpB gene encoding tryptophan synthase subunit beta, with amino-acid sequence MTTANSYRTGPDESGNFGIFGGRYVAETLMPLILSVEEAWNTASRDPAFRAELDEYLRDYVGRPSPLYFAKRLTEHLGGAKIYFKRDELNHTGSHKINNCMGQILLARRMGKTRIIAETGAGQHGVATATVAALFGMPCIVYMGETDIARQQPNVFRMKLLGAEVRSVTSGSRTLKDAMNEALRDWVANVHDTYYIIGTVAGPHPYPEMVREFQSVIGREARAQMHEREGRLPDTLVACVGGGSNAIGLFHPFLDDKDVAIVGVEAAGKGIDTDEHAASLTRGRPGVLHGNRTYLLQDADGQITEAHSISAGLDYPGIGPEHAWLKDQGRVTYVSATDAEALDAFQLCCKLEGIIPALEPSHALAHVMRVAPTLPADHILLMNMCGRGDKDVFTVAAAIGVDLE; translated from the coding sequence ATGACCACGGCCAATTCCTACCGCACCGGCCCCGACGAAAGCGGGAACTTCGGCATTTTCGGCGGCCGCTACGTCGCCGAGACATTGATGCCGTTGATTCTGTCGGTCGAAGAGGCCTGGAACACGGCGTCGCGCGACCCTGCCTTTCGCGCGGAACTCGATGAGTACCTGCGCGACTACGTTGGCCGGCCAAGCCCGCTCTACTTCGCCAAACGCCTGACCGAGCATCTCGGCGGCGCCAAGATCTATTTCAAACGCGACGAGCTCAACCACACCGGTTCCCACAAGATCAACAACTGCATGGGACAAATTTTGCTCGCGCGGCGCATGGGGAAGACGCGCATCATCGCCGAGACCGGTGCCGGGCAGCACGGCGTCGCCACCGCCACCGTTGCGGCTCTCTTCGGGATGCCGTGCATCGTCTACATGGGCGAGACCGACATCGCGCGCCAACAACCGAACGTCTTTCGCATGAAACTGCTGGGTGCCGAAGTTCGTTCGGTGACCTCAGGGTCGCGCACGCTGAAGGATGCGATGAACGAGGCGCTCCGCGATTGGGTCGCCAACGTCCATGACACCTACTACATCATTGGCACGGTGGCCGGCCCCCATCCCTACCCGGAAATGGTGCGCGAGTTCCAATCGGTAATCGGGCGCGAAGCGCGCGCCCAAATGCACGAACGCGAGGGCAGACTCCCCGACACGCTGGTCGCCTGCGTCGGCGGGGGCAGCAACGCGATCGGGCTGTTCCATCCCTTCCTGGACGACAAAGATGTGGCGATTGTCGGCGTCGAGGCCGCCGGCAAAGGCATCGATACCGACGAACATGCGGCCTCGCTTACGCGGGGACGCCCGGGCGTCCTCCACGGCAATCGCACCTACCTTCTCCAGGACGCAGATGGCCAAATCACCGAGGCTCACTCGATATCGGCGGGCCTCGATTATCCCGGCATCGGACCCGAGCATGCGTGGCTCAAGGATCAGGGCCGGGTGACCTACGTTTCGGCCACCGATGCCGAAGCGCTCGACGCGTTCCAGCTTTGCTGCAAACTCGAAGGCATCATCCCGGCCCTGGAACCGAGCCACGCCCTGGCGCACGTGATGCGCGTGGCGCCGACGCTGCCGGCGGACCACATTCTTCTGATGAATATGTGCGGACGCGGCGACAAAGACGTCTTTACCGTTGCCGCGGCAATCGGCGTGGATCTGGAATGA